The following are from one region of the Oryzias latipes chromosome 12, ASM223467v1 genome:
- the pde8b gene encoding high affinity cAMP-specific and IBMX-insensitive 3',5'-cyclic phosphodiesterase 8B isoform X4, whose product MFLDINGKMVSATEECLGPMRLTQEPIQVLLVFAKEDGQSDAFWWACDRAGFRCNIARTPESAVECFLDKHHEIVVIDGRHSRYFEPEAVCRMIRATKPSENTVILAVVPQKLPEQEEPSVLPLLCAGFSRRFVENSSVAACYNELLQIEHGEVRCQFKLRACNSVFTALEHCQEAVEITSEDHILQYVNPAFERMTGYHRGEVIGKELTELPKSDKNRADLLDTINTCIKKGKEWQGCYYARKKSGDSIQQQVKIVPVFGQGGKIRHFVALKRPHFDNNNQVHKFNKEERCSGEHSQSECHSLRHRDRRKDSIDARSVSSRGSDGPSLQNRRHSSVARIHSMTIEAPITKVINIINAAQENSPVTVAEALDRVLEILRTTELYSPQLASKEDDPHTNDLVGGLMNDGMRRLSGNEYVFSKNMSQSQLAIPVTLNDVPPSIAEMLNDEECWDFNILELEAATHKRPLTYLGLKIFTSFGVCDFLNCSEATLRSWLQLIEASYHSSNSYHNSTHAADVLHATAYFLRRERVKSSLDQLDEVAALIAATVHDVDHPGRTNSFLCNAGSELAILYNDTAVLESHHAALAFQLTNRDSKSNIFKNIDRNQYRTLRQSVIDMVLATEMTRHFEHVSKFVNSINKPMAAIEETSTCSGNSESESQTNFRNSAENRLLIKRMLIKCADVANPCRPLELCIEWAGRISEEYFAQTDEEKRLGLPVVMPVFDRNTCSVPKSQISFMDYFITDMFDALDAFAGLPILMEHLSENYKYWKTLDEGRCKSLRPPPPS is encoded by the exons ATGTTTCTGGACATTAATGGTAAAATG GTTTCAGCGACAGAAGAATGTCTTGGACCAATGAGACTGACCCAGGAGCCAATTCAG GTCCTCCTCGTTTTCGCTAAGGAAGACGGCCAGAGCGACGCCTTCTGGTGGGCCTGCGACCGCGCCGGCTTCAGGTGCAACATCGCGCGCACGCCCGAGTCCGCTGTCGAGTGTTTCCTGGACAAACACCACGAGATCGTAGTCATTGATGGGCGTCACTCACGCTACTTTGAACCCGAGGCTGTCTGCCG CATGATCCGCGCCACAAAGCCCTCTGAAAACACAGTTATTCTAGCTGTTGTCCCACAAAA GCTGCCCGAGCAGGAGGAGCCGTCCGTTCTCCCTCTGCTGTGTGCCGGATTCAGCCGA AGGTTCGTGGAGAACAGCAGCGTGGCGGCGTGCTACAACGAGCTGCTGCAGATTGAACACGGCGAGGTGCGCTGCCAGTTCAAACTCAG ggcCTGCAACTCTGTCTTCACTGCTTTGGAGCATTGTCAAGAGGCTGTAGAGATCACCAGTGAAGACCACATCCTGCAG TATGTCAATCCTGCATTTGAGAGGATGACGGGATACCACAGGGGGGAGGTCATCGGGAAGGAGCTGACCGAGCTTCCCAAGAGCGACAAGAACCGAGCCGACCTTCTGGACACGATCAACACCTGCATCAAAAAAGGAAAG GAATGGCAGGGATGCTACTATGCCAGGAAGAAGTCAGGCGACAGCATCCAACAGCAAGTGAAGATCGTTCCTGTCTTCGGCCAAGGAGG GAAAATTCGACATTTTGTAGCCCTCAAAAGACCTCACTTTGACAACAATAACCAG GTACACAAGTTCAACAAAGAGGAGCGATGTAGCGGGGAGCATTCTCAGTCAG AGTGCCATTCTTTGCGCCACAGAGACCGGAGGAAAGACTCGATCGACGCCAGATCGGTCAGTTCCCGTGGCAGTGACG GTCCAAGTTTACAGAATCGAAGGCACTCGTCCGTCGCCAGGATTCATTCGATGACCATCGAGGCTCCCATCACCAAG GTGATAAACATCATCAACGCGgcccaggagaacagccccgtCACGGTGGCCGAGGCTCTGGACCGCGTCCTGGAGATCCTGCGGACCACCGAGCTTTACTCCCCACAGCTCGCCTCCAAGGAAGACGACCCCCACACCAATGATCTGGTTGGGGGGCTCATGAAT GATGGGATGCGGAGACTCTCTGGGAATGAATACGTTTTCTCCAAAA ACATGAGCCAGAGTCAGCTGGCCATCCCGGTCACCTTAAACGACGTGCCTCCGTCCATCGCAGAGATGCTGAATGACGAGGAATGCTGGGATTTCAACATCCTGGAGCTGGAAGCAGCGACTCACAAGAG GCCGCTGACTTATCTCGGCCTGAAGATTTTCACCAGTTTCGGCGTGTGCGACTTCCTGAACTGCTCGGAGGCCACGCTGCGCTCCTGGCTGCAGCTCATCGAAGCCAGCTACCATTCCTCCAACTCCTACCACAACTCCACGCACGCCGCAGACGTGCTGCACGCCACCGCCTACTTCCTGCGCAGAGAGCGGGTCAAG AGCAGTCTGGACCAGCTGGACGAGGTGGCGGCGTTGATAGCGGCGACAGTCCACGACGTCGACCACCCGGGCCGGACCAACTCCTTCCTGTGCAACGCGGGAAGCGAGCTGGCCATCCTGTACAACGACACGGCCGTGCTGGAGAGCCACCACGCCGCCCTCGCCTTCCAGCTCACCAACAGAGACAGCAAGAGCAACATCTTCAAGAACATCGACAG GAATCAGTACCGAACGCTGCGACAGTCCGTCATCGACATGGTTCTGGCCACAGAGATGACCCGACACTTCGAGCACGTCAGCAAGTTCGTGAACAGCATCAACAAGCCCATGGCGGCCATCGAGGAGACCAGCACCTGT AGCGGGAACAGCGAGTCGGAGAGTCAAACCAACTTCAGGAACTCTGCGGAGAACCGCCTGCTGATAAAGAGGATGCTGATCAAGTGTGCGGACGTGGCCAACCCCTGCCGGCCGCTGGAGCTGTGCATCGAGTGGGCGGGCCGGATCTCCGAGGAGTACTTTGCTCAG ACGGATGAGGAGAAGCGGCTGGGGCTGCCCGTGGTGATGCCCGTGTTCGACAGGAACACCTGCAGCGTGCCCAAGTCCCAGATCTCCTTCATGGACTACTTCATCACCGACATGTTCGATGCCCTGGATG CCTTCGCCGGCCTCCCCATCCTGATGGAGCACCTGTCGGAGAACTACAAGTACTGGAAGACTCTGGACGAGGGGAGGTGTAAGAGCCTGCGGCCCCCGCCTCCGTCCTGA
- the pde8b gene encoding high affinity cAMP-specific and IBMX-insensitive 3',5'-cyclic phosphodiesterase 8B isoform X3 yields MATAGQEQEVISGCQQQDPVSATEECLGPMRLTQEPIQVLLVFAKEDGQSDAFWWACDRAGFRCNIARTPESAVECFLDKHHEIVVIDGRHSRYFEPEAVCRMIRATKPSENTVILAVVPQKLPEQEEPSVLPLLCAGFSRRFVENSSVAACYNELLQIEHGEVRCQFKLRACNSVFTALEHCQEAVEITSEDHILQYVNPAFERMTGYHRGEVIGKELTELPKSDKNRADLLDTINTCIKKGKEWQGCYYARKKSGDSIQQQVKIVPVFGQGGKIRHFVALKRPHFDNNNQVHKFNKEERCSGEHSQSECHSLRHRDRRKDSIDARSVSSRGSDGPSLQNRRHSSVARIHSMTIEAPITKVINIINAAQENSPVTVAEALDRVLEILRTTELYSPQLASKEDDPHTNDLVGGLMNDGMRRLSGNEYVFSKNMSQSQLAIPVTLNDVPPSIAEMLNDEECWDFNILELEAATHKRPLTYLGLKIFTSFGVCDFLNCSEATLRSWLQLIEASYHSSNSYHNSTHAADVLHATAYFLRRERVKSSLDQLDEVAALIAATVHDVDHPGRTNSFLCNAGSELAILYNDTAVLESHHAALAFQLTNRDSKSNIFKNIDRNQYRTLRQSVIDMVLATEMTRHFEHVSKFVNSINKPMAAIEETSTCSGNSESESQTNFRNSAENRLLIKRMLIKCADVANPCRPLELCIEWAGRISEEYFAQTDEEKRLGLPVVMPVFDRNTCSVPKSQISFMDYFITDMFDALDAFAGLPILMEHLSENYKYWKTLDEGRCKSLRPPPPS; encoded by the exons GTTTCAGCGACAGAAGAATGTCTTGGACCAATGAGACTGACCCAGGAGCCAATTCAG GTCCTCCTCGTTTTCGCTAAGGAAGACGGCCAGAGCGACGCCTTCTGGTGGGCCTGCGACCGCGCCGGCTTCAGGTGCAACATCGCGCGCACGCCCGAGTCCGCTGTCGAGTGTTTCCTGGACAAACACCACGAGATCGTAGTCATTGATGGGCGTCACTCACGCTACTTTGAACCCGAGGCTGTCTGCCG CATGATCCGCGCCACAAAGCCCTCTGAAAACACAGTTATTCTAGCTGTTGTCCCACAAAA GCTGCCCGAGCAGGAGGAGCCGTCCGTTCTCCCTCTGCTGTGTGCCGGATTCAGCCGA AGGTTCGTGGAGAACAGCAGCGTGGCGGCGTGCTACAACGAGCTGCTGCAGATTGAACACGGCGAGGTGCGCTGCCAGTTCAAACTCAG ggcCTGCAACTCTGTCTTCACTGCTTTGGAGCATTGTCAAGAGGCTGTAGAGATCACCAGTGAAGACCACATCCTGCAG TATGTCAATCCTGCATTTGAGAGGATGACGGGATACCACAGGGGGGAGGTCATCGGGAAGGAGCTGACCGAGCTTCCCAAGAGCGACAAGAACCGAGCCGACCTTCTGGACACGATCAACACCTGCATCAAAAAAGGAAAG GAATGGCAGGGATGCTACTATGCCAGGAAGAAGTCAGGCGACAGCATCCAACAGCAAGTGAAGATCGTTCCTGTCTTCGGCCAAGGAGG GAAAATTCGACATTTTGTAGCCCTCAAAAGACCTCACTTTGACAACAATAACCAG GTACACAAGTTCAACAAAGAGGAGCGATGTAGCGGGGAGCATTCTCAGTCAG AGTGCCATTCTTTGCGCCACAGAGACCGGAGGAAAGACTCGATCGACGCCAGATCGGTCAGTTCCCGTGGCAGTGACG GTCCAAGTTTACAGAATCGAAGGCACTCGTCCGTCGCCAGGATTCATTCGATGACCATCGAGGCTCCCATCACCAAG GTGATAAACATCATCAACGCGgcccaggagaacagccccgtCACGGTGGCCGAGGCTCTGGACCGCGTCCTGGAGATCCTGCGGACCACCGAGCTTTACTCCCCACAGCTCGCCTCCAAGGAAGACGACCCCCACACCAATGATCTGGTTGGGGGGCTCATGAAT GATGGGATGCGGAGACTCTCTGGGAATGAATACGTTTTCTCCAAAA ACATGAGCCAGAGTCAGCTGGCCATCCCGGTCACCTTAAACGACGTGCCTCCGTCCATCGCAGAGATGCTGAATGACGAGGAATGCTGGGATTTCAACATCCTGGAGCTGGAAGCAGCGACTCACAAGAG GCCGCTGACTTATCTCGGCCTGAAGATTTTCACCAGTTTCGGCGTGTGCGACTTCCTGAACTGCTCGGAGGCCACGCTGCGCTCCTGGCTGCAGCTCATCGAAGCCAGCTACCATTCCTCCAACTCCTACCACAACTCCACGCACGCCGCAGACGTGCTGCACGCCACCGCCTACTTCCTGCGCAGAGAGCGGGTCAAG AGCAGTCTGGACCAGCTGGACGAGGTGGCGGCGTTGATAGCGGCGACAGTCCACGACGTCGACCACCCGGGCCGGACCAACTCCTTCCTGTGCAACGCGGGAAGCGAGCTGGCCATCCTGTACAACGACACGGCCGTGCTGGAGAGCCACCACGCCGCCCTCGCCTTCCAGCTCACCAACAGAGACAGCAAGAGCAACATCTTCAAGAACATCGACAG GAATCAGTACCGAACGCTGCGACAGTCCGTCATCGACATGGTTCTGGCCACAGAGATGACCCGACACTTCGAGCACGTCAGCAAGTTCGTGAACAGCATCAACAAGCCCATGGCGGCCATCGAGGAGACCAGCACCTGT AGCGGGAACAGCGAGTCGGAGAGTCAAACCAACTTCAGGAACTCTGCGGAGAACCGCCTGCTGATAAAGAGGATGCTGATCAAGTGTGCGGACGTGGCCAACCCCTGCCGGCCGCTGGAGCTGTGCATCGAGTGGGCGGGCCGGATCTCCGAGGAGTACTTTGCTCAG ACGGATGAGGAGAAGCGGCTGGGGCTGCCCGTGGTGATGCCCGTGTTCGACAGGAACACCTGCAGCGTGCCCAAGTCCCAGATCTCCTTCATGGACTACTTCATCACCGACATGTTCGATGCCCTGGATG CCTTCGCCGGCCTCCCCATCCTGATGGAGCACCTGTCGGAGAACTACAAGTACTGGAAGACTCTGGACGAGGGGAGGTGTAAGAGCCTGCGGCCCCCGCCTCCGTCCTGA